Proteins found in one Roseovarius pelagicus genomic segment:
- a CDS encoding 3-keto-5-aminohexanoate cleavage protein, with product MPNPCIICVAITGSVVAKASNPAVPITIAEQIESTQEAFEAGASIAHCHVRDADGKPTSDPERCARLKAGIEAHCPGMIVQMSTGLRSGAGLEDNVRLAPANVALVQRAGDRCDKYERPVATWQQARDILGLRQVAAHPA from the coding sequence ATGCCAAACCCATGTATCATCTGCGTTGCAATCACCGGGTCGGTCGTGGCCAAGGCCAGCAACCCGGCAGTGCCGATCACCATCGCCGAACAGATAGAAAGTACCCAAGAGGCGTTCGAGGCTGGGGCGTCCATCGCCCATTGCCATGTCCGCGATGCGGATGGCAAACCCACGTCTGATCCGGAACGCTGCGCCCGGCTGAAGGCGGGGATTGAGGCACATTGCCCCGGCATGATCGTGCAAATGTCCACCGGCCTGCGTTCCGGCGCGGGGCTGGAAGACAACGTGCGGCTTGCCCCCGCGAATGTGGCCCTCGTGCAGCGGGCGGGCGATCGGTGCGACAAATACGAACGCCCCGTCGCCACATGGCAACAGGCGCGGGACATTCTGGGATTGCGGCAGGTCGCAGCACACCCGGCATGA
- the pcaG gene encoding protocatechuate 3,4-dioxygenase subunit alpha produces MVQSLSYLKESASQTAGPFVHIGLAPGDAGFDIYRTELGRDIAGPNAPGTRITVTGTVTDGTGAPVTDVLIEVWQADADGIYPGQGTVADGFRGWGRVIPDFDSGMFTIKTVKPGQVMGRNGRMMAPHLNLWLVARGINTGLNTRMYFADQETANAADPVLNLIEQTHRRQTLIARADGDSYHFDICLQGEDETVFFDI; encoded by the coding sequence ATGGTGCAATCGCTGAGCTATCTCAAGGAATCCGCGTCACAGACCGCCGGGCCATTCGTCCATATCGGGTTGGCCCCCGGCGATGCGGGCTTTGACATCTACCGCACCGAGTTGGGTCGCGACATCGCAGGCCCGAACGCACCGGGCACCCGCATCACCGTGACCGGCACCGTGACCGATGGCACCGGCGCACCCGTCACGGACGTGCTGATCGAAGTCTGGCAGGCCGATGCCGATGGCATCTACCCCGGACAAGGCACCGTTGCGGACGGGTTTCGCGGTTGGGGACGGGTGATTCCCGATTTTGACAGCGGCATGTTTACGATCAAAACCGTGAAACCGGGACAGGTCATGGGCCGCAACGGTCGGATGATGGCCCCGCACCTGAACCTGTGGCTGGTGGCGCGCGGCATCAACACCGGGCTGAACACACGGATGTATTTTGCCGATCAAGAGACCGCCAACGCGGCGGACCCGGTCCTGAACCTGATCGAGCAGACCCATCGCCGACAGACATTGATCGCGCGGGCGGATGGCGACAGCTATCACTTCGACATCTGCCTGCAAGGTGAGGACGAAACCGTATTTTTCGACATCTGA
- the pcaH gene encoding protocatechuate 3,4-dioxygenase subunit beta — translation MTTKDLYQRDREWHPPALAPDYKTSVARAPRLALLSLESTASELTGPTFGHGDIDEIDNDLLRNYAKSGDPIGERIIVHGRILDENARPVPNTLVEIWQANAGGRYRHKKDMYLAAIDPNFGGCGRTLTNENGYYTFRTVKPGAYPWRNWVNNWRPAHIHISVFGTAFAQRLITQMYFEGDPLIAQCPIVRTIPDQRAIDQLVAALDLNATIPLDSIAYKFDIVLRGHRSTYFETRPEGN, via the coding sequence ATGACAACCAAAGATCTGTATCAGCGCGACCGCGAATGGCATCCTCCCGCACTGGCCCCGGATTACAAAACCAGCGTGGCACGCGCCCCACGCCTTGCACTTTTGTCGTTGGAAAGCACGGCGAGCGAGCTGACTGGCCCCACCTTTGGGCATGGTGACATTGATGAAATCGACAACGACCTGCTGCGCAACTACGCAAAATCCGGCGATCCTATTGGTGAGCGGATCATCGTGCATGGCCGCATTCTGGACGAAAACGCGCGCCCGGTTCCCAATACGCTGGTCGAGATATGGCAGGCCAATGCAGGTGGGCGGTATCGGCACAAGAAAGACATGTACCTCGCCGCCATCGACCCTAATTTTGGCGGCTGCGGGCGGACCCTGACCAATGAGAACGGCTATTACACCTTTCGCACGGTCAAACCGGGCGCCTACCCGTGGCGCAACTGGGTCAATAACTGGCGGCCAGCGCATATCCATATCTCGGTCTTTGGCACCGCCTTTGCCCAGCGCCTGATCACGCAGATGTATTTCGAAGGCGATCCGCTGATTGCCCAATGCCCGATCGTGCGAACCATCCCCGACCAGCGCGCGATTGATCAGCTGGTCGCGGCGCTGGACTTGAATGCGACGATTCCGCTCGACAGTATTGCGTATAAATTCGACATCGTTCTGCGCGGACACCGGTCCACGTATTTCGAAACCCGCCCCGAGGGGAACTGA
- the pcaC gene encoding 4-carboxymuconolactone decarboxylase codes for MTDTFDTGMSVRRAVLGDAHVDRAEADKTEFDTAFQSLITEGAWGTVWASDAISWRERSMLTLALLAATGNFAEIPMHIRATANTGASKQDVIEVFQHVAIYAGVPAANHAIKLAKQTYAEMEEEQT; via the coding sequence ATGACCGACACATTCGACACCGGCATGTCCGTGCGCCGCGCCGTATTGGGCGATGCCCATGTGGATCGCGCTGAAGCGGATAAAACCGAGTTTGACACCGCGTTTCAGTCCCTCATCACCGAAGGCGCGTGGGGCACGGTCTGGGCGTCAGACGCCATATCATGGCGCGAACGCTCAATGCTGACGCTCGCCCTGCTGGCCGCAACCGGCAATTTTGCAGAAATTCCGATGCACATCCGTGCCACCGCCAATACCGGCGCCAGTAAACAGGACGTGATCGAAGTGTTCCAGCACGTTGCGATCTACGCAGGCGTGCCCGCAGCCAACCACGCAATCAAGCTGGCCAAGCAGACCTACGCGGAAATGGAGGAGGAGCAGACATGA
- a CDS encoding site-specific integrase: MVKLTARHVENVAPERKERILWDDDLSGFGLRSYPSGRKVYIVQYKLHGRTRRKTLGKHGVVTADEARRGAKLVQADVARGADPSAERKARLRSPTIKALGERFLKEHVALHCKPTTLYDYRNLLRGVVNPVLGGIKVSEITFADIQTFHLKRRDTPYQANRGVMVLSKMLNLAEDWGLRAMNTNPTRRLKRYPEVEKKRYLDDSEQERLGSVLANMLASGEITRYVFAAFYLLLLTGCRLGEIQKLKWDYVTRTHLELPDSKTGRRRIPLPREGRALIDTLERREGNPYVILGGHGTGHYNDLQKPWRKIRARAGLEDVRLHDLRHTYASVAVMNGIDPFTLKEILGHKNLSTTLRYVHLSDDAVQKAAGQIANRLAATLGSVA, translated from the coding sequence ATGGTGAAACTGACGGCGCGACACGTTGAGAATGTAGCACCTGAACGCAAGGAACGCATCCTTTGGGATGATGATCTGAGCGGTTTTGGCCTGCGCAGTTATCCGAGCGGTCGTAAGGTTTATATTGTCCAGTACAAGCTACACGGGCGCACCCGGCGCAAGACGTTGGGAAAGCATGGTGTCGTGACAGCAGATGAGGCCCGCAGAGGGGCCAAGCTGGTGCAAGCCGACGTCGCACGTGGCGCGGACCCGTCAGCAGAGCGCAAAGCCCGTCTGCGCAGTCCCACAATCAAGGCGTTGGGGGAACGGTTCCTGAAAGAACACGTTGCGCTGCATTGCAAGCCAACGACCCTATACGACTACCGCAACCTCTTGCGAGGCGTGGTGAACCCTGTTTTGGGTGGCATCAAGGTCTCCGAAATTACCTTTGCCGACATACAAACCTTTCACCTCAAACGGCGCGACACGCCCTATCAGGCCAATCGTGGCGTCATGGTTCTGTCCAAAATGCTTAACCTCGCAGAGGATTGGGGATTGCGTGCGATGAACACCAACCCGACCCGCAGGCTCAAACGCTATCCTGAAGTTGAGAAGAAACGTTATCTGGACGATAGCGAACAAGAGCGGTTGGGTAGCGTTTTGGCCAATATGTTGGCGAGCGGCGAAATCACCCGCTACGTCTTTGCAGCGTTCTATCTGTTATTGTTGACGGGTTGCAGGCTTGGAGAAATCCAGAAACTGAAATGGGATTACGTTACACGTACCCATCTTGAGCTGCCAGACAGCAAGACGGGACGCAGGCGCATTCCACTTCCGCGGGAGGGGCGTGCCCTAATCGACACGTTAGAGCGCCGTGAGGGCAATCCTTACGTTATATTGGGCGGTCATGGGACGGGCCATTACAACGACCTGCAAAAGCCGTGGCGCAAGATCAGGGCACGTGCTGGTTTAGAGGACGTTCGCCTGCACGACCTACGGCACACCTACGCATCAGTCGCGGTTATGAACGGGATTGACCCGTTCACGCTGAAAGAAATCCTTGGCCACAAGAACCTGTCTACAACGTTGCGGTATGTGCATTTGTCAGATGATGCAGTGCAAAAGGCGGCGGGCCAGATCGCTAACCGGCTTGCGGCGACCTTGGGAAGTGTGGCGTAA
- a CDS encoding helix-turn-helix transcriptional regulator, producing MHSPTTIPAQNDQLIDEREAASILCYSVRALQNWRHRGGGPDFVKVSSRSIRYRRADLEKWIASRTVSNTTQHI from the coding sequence ATGCATTCCCCGACAACAATACCTGCCCAAAATGATCAACTCATTGACGAGCGCGAAGCGGCGTCGATCCTTTGTTACTCGGTGCGCGCGCTACAGAATTGGCGGCACCGTGGCGGCGGGCCAGACTTTGTAAAAGTCTCGTCCCGGTCGATCCGCTATCGCCGCGCCGATCTGGAAAAATGGATCGCGAGCCGCACGGTTTCCAATACCACGCAACATATCTGA
- a CDS encoding class I SAM-dependent DNA methyltransferase, which produces MQTISEFIERWSTSGGSERANYALFLTELTEVLGLEKPLPATDTGTNDHYRLERPVASANIGETTKKFIDFYRRGAFILETKQGSQAKVTDDNQLALPDVPKVKRVGHGVRGSRTWDKSMVKARGQADNYARGIAREDGWPPFIIVCDVGYVFEIYADFSGQGHGYTQYPDGNSFRIFLEDLEKPEVQELFRAIWNDPLSLDASKQSAKVTREIAHQLAQLGRSFEQQGHEPDKVAAFLMRCLFSMFAEDVDLIPRDSFTDLLREMSRDTDNAAAALESLWQTMNTGGFSPILKSKVLKFNGGLFSDAAALPLDTAQIAFLIGAANKDWKTVEPAIFGTLLERALDKRQRHKLGAHYTPRAYVERLVMPTVIEPLRHDWENVQTAAMTHMETGDRKSALAVVHAFHRTLCETRVLDPACGSGNFLYVALELMKRLEGEVTNLLEELGEEQTALGLASFTVDPHQFLGIELNPWAARVAELVLWIGYLQWHFRTYGKAAPAEPVLRDFHNIENRDAVLDHGETTPRMMDGLTVTRWDGITTKPHPVTGEEVPDDTARVQVMDYDKPRAAKWPEAEFIVGNPPFIGASRMRDALGDGYAEALWKAYPKMPKSADFVMFWWEKAALAARAWNPKTGKGARRFGFITTNSLRQTFNRKVLEPHLSDPKKPLSLIYAIPDHPWVDASMGAAVRIAMTVGRAGRAEGRLLTIAEERKGETEDEGRVVRFDEVQGRIFGNLRIGADVAGAKALKANKALAFMGMKLHGAGFILTPEEAENLISKRHHVNREVIRPYLNGRDLAQSSRGYFAIDLYPLCEQEARRKHPEILQHVADTVKPERDQNREPWRKEHWWWYGRTHEELRNASAGISSVIGTTRTAKHRLFSKLPADTIAESKIVVICIEQADYQAMLSSRFHLQWALAAGGMLGAGNDPTYNHTDCFNKFPFPDPTPAQTETLRALGEELDAHRKERQRAHPKLTLTQMYNVLEKRRAGDVIEGKDKQIYDDGLIGLLADIHDRIDAAVADAYGWPADLSDDDILHRLVALNHERAMEEARGHIRWLRPDYQNPDGKSADIRQQGEMEVGIIDKAAKPAWPKSPPEQVAAVRDALADMGAANPDQLARTFKRGRAASVLPLLESLTALGLATKTDAGVYRATR; this is translated from the coding sequence ATGCAGACGATTTCAGAATTTATTGAACGATGGTCTACATCCGGCGGAAGCGAGCGTGCCAACTATGCGCTTTTCCTGACGGAACTGACCGAGGTTCTGGGGCTGGAAAAGCCGCTGCCTGCGACAGACACCGGAACGAATGACCACTACCGACTTGAGCGGCCTGTTGCATCTGCGAACATTGGCGAGACCACCAAGAAATTCATCGATTTCTACCGGCGTGGTGCATTCATCCTTGAAACCAAACAAGGGTCACAAGCCAAGGTGACAGACGACAACCAACTGGCTCTGCCCGATGTGCCAAAAGTCAAACGGGTCGGGCATGGGGTGCGTGGGTCGCGCACATGGGACAAATCCATGGTCAAGGCGCGCGGTCAGGCCGACAATTACGCCCGTGGGATCGCCCGTGAGGACGGTTGGCCGCCGTTTATCATCGTGTGTGACGTGGGCTATGTGTTCGAGATTTACGCAGACTTCTCCGGGCAGGGGCACGGTTACACCCAATACCCCGATGGCAATAGCTTTCGCATCTTCCTTGAAGATCTGGAAAAGCCCGAGGTGCAGGAGCTGTTCCGCGCTATATGGAATGATCCGCTATCGCTGGACGCGTCCAAGCAAAGCGCCAAGGTCACACGCGAGATTGCGCACCAACTGGCACAGTTGGGCCGGTCGTTCGAGCAACAAGGCCATGAACCAGACAAGGTTGCCGCCTTCCTCATGCGCTGCCTGTTTTCGATGTTCGCCGAGGACGTGGACCTGATCCCGCGCGACAGTTTCACCGACCTGCTGCGGGAAATGTCTCGCGATACCGACAATGCCGCCGCCGCGCTGGAATCCCTCTGGCAGACAATGAACACCGGCGGCTTCTCCCCCATCCTCAAATCCAAGGTGCTGAAATTCAATGGCGGGCTGTTCTCGGATGCTGCCGCGCTACCTCTGGACACCGCACAAATCGCGTTTCTGATCGGTGCCGCGAACAAGGACTGGAAAACCGTCGAGCCTGCGATTTTCGGCACCTTGCTGGAACGCGCCCTGGACAAACGCCAACGGCACAAACTGGGCGCGCATTATACCCCGCGCGCCTATGTCGAACGGCTGGTGATGCCGACGGTGATCGAACCGCTGCGCCATGACTGGGAAAACGTGCAAACCGCCGCGATGACCCATATGGAAACTGGCGACCGTAAAAGCGCGCTGGCAGTGGTGCATGCCTTTCACCGGACATTGTGCGAAACCCGCGTGCTGGACCCGGCGTGCGGGTCGGGCAATTTCCTCTATGTCGCGCTGGAACTGATGAAGCGGCTGGAGGGCGAAGTCACCAACCTGCTGGAAGAGCTGGGCGAGGAACAGACCGCCCTTGGGCTGGCCAGCTTTACCGTGGACCCGCACCAGTTTCTGGGGATCGAGCTGAACCCGTGGGCCGCTAGGGTGGCGGAACTGGTGCTGTGGATCGGCTATCTGCAATGGCATTTCCGCACCTATGGCAAGGCCGCACCTGCCGAACCTGTCCTGCGCGATTTCCACAATATCGAAAACCGCGATGCAGTGCTGGACCACGGCGAAACGACGCCGCGCATGATGGATGGCTTGACGGTGACGCGCTGGGACGGGATCACCACCAAACCGCATCCCGTAACGGGCGAAGAGGTGCCGGACGACACCGCGCGGGTGCAGGTCATGGACTATGACAAACCCCGCGCCGCCAAATGGCCAGAGGCCGAATTTATCGTCGGCAACCCGCCGTTCATCGGCGCCAGCCGGATGCGTGACGCGCTTGGCGACGGCTATGCCGAGGCGCTGTGGAAGGCATATCCCAAGATGCCCAAATCCGCCGATTTCGTCATGTTCTGGTGGGAAAAGGCGGCGCTGGCCGCGCGTGCGTGGAACCCCAAGACGGGCAAGGGCGCACGCCGTTTCGGGTTCATCACCACCAATTCGCTGCGCCAGACATTCAATCGCAAAGTGCTGGAGCCGCATTTGAGCGACCCGAAAAAGCCGCTTTCGCTGATCTATGCGATCCCCGATCACCCGTGGGTCGATGCCAGCATGGGCGCGGCGGTGCGCATCGCCATGACCGTCGGGCGGGCCGGACGCGCCGAGGGCCGGCTGCTGACCATCGCGGAGGAACGCAAGGGAGAGACGGAGGACGAAGGCCGCGTCGTGCGCTTTGACGAGGTGCAGGGCAGAATCTTCGGCAACCTGCGGATCGGCGCGGACGTTGCGGGGGCCAAGGCGTTGAAGGCGAACAAGGCCTTAGCGTTTATGGGCATGAAGCTTCACGGTGCAGGCTTCATACTCACGCCTGAAGAGGCAGAGAATCTTATCTCAAAAAGGCACCATGTGAACCGAGAGGTAATTAGGCCATACCTAAATGGGCGTGATTTAGCACAGTCTAGCCGTGGCTATTTTGCAATTGACCTTTATCCCCTGTGCGAACAAGAGGCTCGCAGAAAGCACCCAGAAATTCTTCAGCATGTCGCGGATACCGTTAAACCGGAGCGGGACCAGAACCGTGAGCCTTGGAGAAAAGAACACTGGTGGTGGTATGGGAGAACGCACGAAGAGCTTCGAAATGCCTCTGCAGGGATAAGCAGTGTTATTGGAACAACTCGAACGGCTAAACACCGTTTGTTTTCAAAACTTCCCGCTGATACGATCGCCGAAAGCAAAATTGTAGTGATCTGCATTGAGCAAGCAGATTATCAAGCAATGCTTAGTTCTCGCTTTCATCTGCAATGGGCACTGGCGGCAGGTGGAATGTTGGGAGCTGGTAACGATCCGACTTATAACCATACGGATTGTTTTAACAAATTCCCCTTCCCCGATCCCACACCGGCGCAGACCGAAACCCTGCGGGCCTTGGGAGAGGAACTCGATGCCCATCGCAAGGAGCGGCAACGCGCCCATCCCAAGCTGACCCTGACGCAGATGTATAACGTGCTGGAAAAACGCCGCGCGGGGGACGTGATCGAGGGCAAGGATAAACAGATCTATGATGACGGCCTGATCGGCCTGCTCGCCGATATCCATGACCGGATCGACGCCGCCGTCGCCGATGCATATGGCTGGCCCGCCGACCTGTCGGACGACGACATCCTGCACCGCCTCGTCGCGCTGAACCACGAGCGGGCGATGGAAGAGGCGCGCGGCCATATCCGCTGGCTGCGCCCCGACTACCAGAACCCCGACGGCAAATCCGCCGATATCCGCCAGCAGGGCGAAATGGAGGTCGGCATCATCGACAAGGCGGCAAAACCCGCATGGCCCAAATCCCCGCCCGAACAGGTCGCCGCCGTCCGCGACGCGCTGGCCGATATGGGGGCGGCGAACCCAGACCAGCTGGCCCGCACGTTCAAGCGCGGTCGCGCCGCGTCGGTCCTGCCCCTGTTAGAAAGCCTCACCGCGCTAGGGTTGGCGACCAAAACAGACGCAGGCGTATACCGCGCCACCCGCTGA
- the mtaB gene encoding tRNA (N(6)-L-threonylcarbamoyladenosine(37)-C(2))-methylthiotransferase MtaB: MARRRCVDDGPDDACRRRSADGSIYRGRAMSVPVFSNHGCRLNAYETEAMKELAATAGLSGAVVVNTCAVTSEAVRKARKDIRRLRRENPDAKLIVTGCAAQTEPQTFADMPEVDAVIGNTEKMQPSTWAGLAGDFGTEPVQVDDIMSVTETAGHLIDGFGTRSRAYVQVQNGCDHRCTFCIIPYGRGNSRSVPAGVVVDQIKRLVDAGYNEVVLTGVDLTSWGADLPGAPRLGDLVMRILRLVPDLPRLRISSIDSIEVDENLMQAIATEPRLMPHLHLSLQHGDDLILKRMKRRHLRDDAIRFATEARELRPDMTFGADIIAGFPTETEAHFENSLRLVEECDLTWLHVFPYSPRPGTPAARMPQVDGPAIKDRAARLRAAGAVQVARHLNGQVGRVHRVLMESPHMGRTEQFTEVHFDVAQPEGHIVPAHIASTSDTQLIAA; the protein is encoded by the coding sequence TTGGCGCGACGACGGTGTGTGGATGACGGGCCCGACGATGCATGTCGCCGACGGAGTGCTGACGGCAGCATTTATCGAGGCCGCGCGATGAGTGTACCTGTCTTTTCCAACCACGGATGTCGCCTGAACGCCTATGAAACTGAGGCGATGAAGGAACTGGCGGCCACTGCGGGGCTGTCGGGGGCCGTGGTGGTCAACACCTGCGCTGTCACCTCCGAGGCCGTGCGCAAGGCGCGCAAAGATATTCGTCGCCTGCGCCGCGAGAACCCGGATGCAAAGCTGATTGTGACCGGCTGCGCCGCACAGACAGAGCCACAGACCTTTGCCGACATGCCCGAGGTCGACGCAGTGATCGGCAACACCGAAAAAATGCAGCCCTCAACATGGGCGGGGTTGGCGGGTGATTTCGGAACCGAACCGGTGCAGGTCGATGACATCATGTCGGTGACCGAAACGGCGGGGCATCTGATCGATGGATTCGGCACGCGGTCCCGTGCCTATGTGCAGGTTCAGAATGGTTGCGATCATCGCTGTACGTTCTGCATCATTCCCTATGGGCGGGGCAATTCGCGCTCTGTGCCTGCGGGCGTTGTGGTGGATCAGATCAAGCGGCTGGTCGATGCGGGCTATAACGAGGTGGTGCTGACTGGCGTCGACTTGACAAGCTGGGGAGCGGATCTGCCTGGTGCGCCGCGGCTGGGGGATCTGGTGATGCGCATTCTGCGGTTGGTGCCCGATCTGCCACGTCTGCGGATCAGTTCGATCGATTCGATCGAGGTGGATGAAAACCTGATGCAGGCGATCGCGACCGAGCCACGCCTGATGCCGCATCTGCATCTGAGCCTGCAACACGGCGATGACCTGATTCTGAAGCGGATGAAGCGGCGGCATTTGCGCGATGACGCCATCCGTTTTGCGACCGAGGCGCGTGAATTGCGCCCGGACATGACATTCGGTGCTGATATCATTGCCGGGTTCCCAACCGAGACAGAGGCGCATTTTGAGAATTCCCTGCGGTTGGTCGAGGAATGTGATCTGACATGGCTGCACGTTTTTCCCTATTCGCCACGTCCGGGCACGCCTGCTGCACGTATGCCGCAGGTAGATGGGCCTGCGATCAAGGACCGCGCGGCGCGGTTGCGCGCAGCAGGGGCTGTGCAGGTGGCGCGACATCTGAATGGGCAGGTGGGTCGCGTGCATCGCGTCCTGATGGAGAGCCCGCATATGGGTCGCACAGAGCAGTTTACCGAGGTGCATTTTGATGTTGCCCAGCCCGAGGGTCACATCGTGCCTGCCCACATCGCATCCACCAGCGACACCCAATTGATTGCCGCCTGA
- a CDS encoding FMN-binding negative transcriptional regulator: MHPNPVYRTETEEQNLDFAREQGFGVLAVCADGAPLISHIPFVLNNAGDTVEFHLVRSNPIARLLKSPTSVRLAVQGPHSYISPDWYGADDQVPTWNYVAVHLTGVAESSPQSGLRDLLDRQSAMFEQRLLPKTPWEAAKMTPDVLERMMRQIVPCRMVVEDVQGTWKLNQNKPDEVRLRAADHVDGYGMGAETRLLAALMRGAGGK, encoded by the coding sequence ATGCATCCCAATCCCGTCTATCGTACTGAGACCGAAGAACAGAATCTGGACTTCGCCCGCGAACAGGGTTTTGGCGTGCTGGCGGTGTGTGCAGATGGTGCACCGTTGATTAGTCATATCCCCTTTGTGCTGAACAATGCGGGGGATACGGTCGAATTTCACCTCGTTCGCTCCAATCCGATCGCGCGATTGCTGAAATCGCCCACATCGGTCCGCCTCGCGGTGCAGGGGCCGCATAGCTATATTTCCCCGGACTGGTACGGGGCCGATGATCAGGTGCCGACATGGAACTATGTCGCGGTGCATCTAACCGGCGTGGCTGAGTCGAGTCCCCAATCCGGTTTGCGTGACCTGCTGGACAGGCAATCGGCCATGTTTGAGCAACGCCTGCTGCCCAAGACCCCTTGGGAAGCGGCAAAGATGACGCCCGATGTGCTAGAGCGGATGATGCGCCAGATCGTGCCGTGCCGGATGGTTGTCGAGGATGTGCAGGGCACATGGAAGCTGAACCAGAACAAACCTGATGAGGTGCGACTGCGTGCGGCAGATCATGTGGACGGATACGGGATGGGTGCGGAAACCCGTCTCTTGGCGGCGTTGATGCGTGGGGCAGGGGGCAAGTAG
- a CDS encoding glutathione S-transferase, with translation MKLLSAIPSPYGRKVKVLLHEIGETDKIEVVLVSTTPVTTDPSVAAANPLGKIPALIRDDGPALYDSRVICRYLDAQAGAGMYPEARLWDVLTLEATADGIVDAAISMVYELRIRPEEKQFDGWLDSQWAKASRALDALEARWMSHLSGPVDMGQISTACALGYLDFRHGTRDWRNSRPQLAAWYAEFSERESMKATAPE, from the coding sequence ATGAAGCTGTTATCCGCTATTCCGTCGCCTTATGGCCGCAAGGTTAAGGTTCTGCTGCACGAGATCGGTGAAACCGACAAGATCGAGGTGGTGCTGGTTTCCACGACGCCGGTCACCACCGATCCGTCGGTTGCCGCGGCAAATCCGCTGGGCAAGATTCCGGCGCTCATTCGTGACGATGGTCCGGCGCTGTATGATAGTCGGGTGATCTGTCGCTATCTTGACGCGCAGGCGGGGGCGGGCATGTATCCCGAGGCGCGGCTGTGGGATGTGCTGACGCTGGAGGCGACTGCAGACGGGATCGTCGACGCTGCGATTTCGATGGTCTACGAGCTACGCATTCGGCCTGAAGAGAAGCAGTTCGATGGCTGGCTGGATAGCCAATGGGCCAAGGCGAGTCGCGCGCTTGATGCGCTGGAGGCACGTTGGATGAGCCATCTGTCCGGGCCTGTAGACATGGGCCAGATCAGTACCGCTTGTGCGCTGGGCTATCTCGATTTCCGGCATGGCACGCGCGACTGGCGCAATTCGCGCCCGCAGCTTGCCGCGTGGTACGCTGAGTTTTCCGAGCGCGAGAGCATGAAGGCCACCGCGCCCGAGTGA
- a CDS encoding outer membrane protein, producing the protein MLNTAKTALAAILLLASPAAAEIELSLYLGVQSVDDSTVSGALPNGTAVNRKFSWKGNPLENPYYYGARATWWTANNLGFGIEGTHTKAYASNADMAAIGTSRFELSDGHNIITANVLKRWPDAFGGSKFTPYVGAGLGMAIPHVDIQVIGSTGRTFDYEATGIAARGIAGMKYSINDRWALFGEYQVTWSDNDITVDPDPAVPGQTPTKLRTDLFTHAVNFGVSYSF; encoded by the coding sequence ATGCTGAATACCGCCAAAACCGCCCTAGCCGCGATTCTCTTGCTCGCCAGCCCCGCCGCTGCCGAGATTGAGCTAAGCCTGTATCTGGGCGTGCAAAGCGTCGATGACAGCACCGTTTCCGGCGCACTGCCCAACGGCACCGCAGTGAATCGCAAGTTCAGCTGGAAAGGCAACCCGCTGGAAAACCCTTATTATTACGGTGCGCGGGCAACGTGGTGGACCGCAAACAACCTCGGATTCGGGATCGAAGGCACCCATACCAAGGCCTATGCCAGCAATGCCGATATGGCCGCGATCGGCACCAGCCGGTTTGAACTGTCGGACGGGCACAATATCATTACTGCAAACGTGCTAAAGCGGTGGCCGGATGCATTTGGCGGATCAAAATTCACGCCCTATGTCGGTGCTGGCCTCGGCATGGCCATCCCGCATGTGGATATTCAGGTCATCGGTTCGACCGGGCGCACCTTCGATTACGAGGCAACGGGCATCGCCGCGCGCGGAATCGCCGGGATGAAATATTCTATCAATGATCGCTGGGCTCTGTTCGGCGAATATCAGGTCACATGGTCCGACAACGACATCACCGTGGACCCCGATCCCGCCGTCCCCGGCCAAACGCCGACGAAACTGCGGACCGATCTGTTCACGCACGCGGTGAATTTCGGGGTCAGCTACAGCTTCTGA